A genomic segment from Rickettsiella endosymbiont of Miltochrista miniata encodes:
- the alr gene encoding alanine racemase, translated as MSRPFTVELDLAALRHNVKRVRDIAPQSQILAMVKANAYGHGLISIAKALTDVEGFGVSCSEEALYLRQAGLKQRVVLMEGLFSKDEIPLLTDYELDTVIHDRNQLNLLTEHPLPNTINVWLKINTGMNRLGFSPHDFATVLQKLALCPWLNIVCVMTHFASADKSEDTTTKSQIKQFEQTIKGYKFPTSLANSAAILSFPGVHADWVRPGLMLYGVSPFADSSGAQHSLKPVMTLKSEIISIHQLESGDRVGYGGTWIAPRPLRVGIVAIGYGDGYPHRAESGTPILVNNKLSELIGQVSMDMLTVNLSNQRDAKIGDPVVLWGTGLPLEQVAESTSSFRFELLCGINRGQLVRTRIEEINDAKKND; from the coding sequence ATGAGCAGACCGTTTACTGTAGAGCTTGATTTAGCTGCGCTACGTCATAATGTTAAACGGGTACGTGATATTGCTCCACAATCCCAAATATTGGCTATGGTTAAGGCAAATGCCTATGGACACGGTTTAATTTCCATAGCGAAGGCATTAACCGATGTCGAGGGTTTCGGTGTTTCCTGTTCAGAAGAAGCATTGTATTTACGTCAAGCGGGACTAAAACAGCGTGTAGTGTTAATGGAAGGTTTGTTTTCCAAGGATGAAATTCCCTTATTAACTGATTATGAACTCGATACGGTCATTCACGATCGTAACCAATTAAATTTATTAACTGAACATCCCTTACCAAATACCATTAATGTATGGTTGAAAATAAATACCGGAATGAATCGTTTAGGTTTTTCGCCACATGATTTTGCAACAGTTTTGCAAAAATTGGCGCTTTGTCCTTGGCTGAATATCGTGTGTGTGATGACACATTTTGCTAGCGCGGATAAATCGGAAGATACAACGACTAAGAGTCAAATAAAACAATTTGAACAAACCATTAAAGGGTATAAATTCCCCACCAGCTTAGCTAATTCGGCTGCAATTTTATCTTTTCCTGGAGTTCATGCTGATTGGGTGCGTCCAGGTTTAATGCTATACGGCGTTTCACCTTTTGCAGATTCTTCTGGTGCGCAGCATTCACTAAAACCGGTAATGACTTTAAAATCTGAAATTATTTCTATTCATCAATTAGAATCAGGTGATAGAGTGGGATATGGAGGCACATGGATAGCGCCTAGGCCATTACGTGTTGGAATTGTGGCAATAGGATATGGAGATGGTTATCCACATCGAGCTGAAAGTGGTACGCCTATTTTGGTGAATAACAAACTCAGTGAATTGATAGGACAAGTTTCCATGGATATGCTGACAGTCAATTTGTCGAATCAACGGGATGCCAAGATAGGTGACCCCGTTGTGTTATGGGGAACAGGTCTTCCGTTAGAACAAGTGGCAGAAAGTACCTCATCTTTTCGTTTTGAATTATTATGTGGCATTAATCGAGGACAGTTAGTCCGTACGCGCATTGAGGAAATAAATGATGCAAAAAAAAATGATTAG
- the dacB gene encoding D-alanyl-D-alanine carboxypeptidase/D-alanyl-D-alanine endopeptidase, whose product MKKKKHFLQKFLFIIFYLVSAPILANENNNAIQTSELWVDLTHPKVLYAKNEQLRLIPGSVTKLFIAASALTDWGARHTFFTQVYARGHFTAGVLYGDLVLYGLGDPEFTNEKMWSLVNNLQQVGLKKITGNVIVNTSYFGKIIFSDPDRMLAKTHSKVAYDGLPSSSGTDFGNIAIYISPSKVGDAAIIKILPYSLNNLILKGSVQTISGKNNTIQLNRVTQNKQEILIISGQLGVQNKPLTIYRSVGDPNLTTANLLSAFLQAADISLNGKTRVEASPLLPTDSLLTQISSDPLIHSVQDMLFYSNNYIAEMLMLDLWRDSQTKSVASVELSDATQLLFQNYKPMLATTNFITKNRDGLPVFKNASGLTPFNQLSASDLIILLEGMYKNKRDFPIYYGSLVMPGQQKIWREMFTAQHPWMQWSSFKTGYLTVPKSVYTMAGYFSMKNGDLGAFAVLFNAPPPEKNNNGNLHKQFIQHLDHQFQMYH is encoded by the coding sequence ATGAAAAAGAAAAAACATTTTTTGCAAAAATTTTTATTTATTATTTTTTATCTAGTTAGTGCGCCAATACTTGCTAATGAAAATAATAATGCAATTCAAACTTCAGAACTATGGGTTGATTTGACTCACCCTAAGGTTCTTTATGCTAAAAATGAGCAATTACGTTTAATTCCTGGGTCGGTGACGAAACTTTTTATTGCCGCCAGTGCATTAACGGACTGGGGTGCTAGACATACTTTTTTTACGCAAGTTTATGCAAGAGGGCACTTTACAGCAGGCGTATTATACGGAGATTTAGTTCTTTATGGTTTGGGTGACCCTGAGTTTACCAATGAAAAAATGTGGAGCTTAGTTAATAATCTACAACAAGTAGGTTTAAAGAAAATTACTGGAAACGTAATCGTTAATACGTCTTATTTTGGAAAGATCATTTTCAGCGATCCGGATCGGATGCTAGCAAAAACTCATTCAAAAGTAGCCTACGATGGCTTACCTTCTTCTTCAGGAACCGATTTTGGAAACATAGCTATTTATATTTCACCGTCAAAAGTAGGTGATGCCGCAATAATAAAAATTTTACCTTATTCTTTAAATAACCTCATACTGAAAGGATCTGTACAAACCATTTCTGGAAAAAATAATACCATTCAACTTAACCGTGTTACTCAGAATAAACAAGAAATTTTAATTATTTCGGGACAATTAGGCGTGCAAAATAAGCCGCTTACTATTTATCGTTCAGTAGGCGATCCCAATTTAACAACGGCAAATTTGTTAAGCGCTTTTTTGCAAGCAGCGGATATCAGTTTAAATGGTAAAACGCGTGTTGAAGCCAGTCCTTTATTACCAACAGACAGTTTGTTAACGCAGATATCCAGTGATCCACTGATTCATTCTGTGCAAGATATGTTATTTTACTCTAACAATTATATTGCAGAGATGTTGATGCTAGATTTGTGGCGAGACAGTCAAACGAAATCAGTTGCATCAGTGGAGTTAAGTGATGCGACTCAATTACTTTTTCAAAATTATAAACCAATGTTGGCAACGACAAATTTTATCACTAAGAACCGAGATGGTTTGCCTGTGTTTAAAAATGCTAGCGGATTAACACCATTTAATCAATTATCAGCCAGCGATCTTATTATTTTACTAGAAGGAATGTATAAAAATAAACGCGATTTTCCTATCTATTATGGAAGTTTAGTGATGCCAGGCCAGCAAAAAATTTGGCGTGAAATGTTTACTGCTCAGCATCCTTGGATGCAATGGTCAAGTTTTAAAACAGGTTATCTTACTGTACCGAAATCTGTGTATACCATGGCCGGTTATTTCAGTATGAAAAATGGTGATTTAGGAGCGTTTGCAGTGTTATTTAATGCGCCACCACCGGAAAAAAATAACAATGGAAACTTACACAAACAATTTATTCAACATCTAGATCATCAATTCCAGATGTACCATTAG
- a CDS encoding 5-formyltetrahydrofolate cyclo-ligase — protein sequence MDTRLLSRKKLQQQRAKITLDEQKKVSTLITEQLSHHPLFLQSQTIASYIAIQKEIDPSALIQIAWQNKQTCYLPILQRQQLVFCEYQAHTLLKKNHFNIPEPPLSANACIAAENIDLVLVPLVGFTEKGQRLGMGAGFYDRSFAFLLNYPRSTRPFLLGLAYEWQKLASFTEKSWDVPLNAVITEKQIYYSG from the coding sequence ATGGATACTCGCCTGTTATCTCGCAAGAAATTACAACAACAACGAGCTAAAATTACTTTAGACGAACAAAAAAAAGTTTCAACTCTCATTACCGAACAGTTAAGTCATCATCCACTATTTTTACAAAGCCAAACGATTGCCAGCTATATAGCCATTCAAAAAGAAATTGATCCATCAGCACTCATACAAATAGCCTGGCAAAATAAGCAAACTTGCTATTTACCGATTTTACAAAGACAACAATTAGTATTCTGTGAGTATCAAGCGCATACCTTATTAAAAAAAAATCATTTTAATATTCCAGAACCTCCTCTCTCTGCAAATGCCTGCATTGCAGCGGAAAATATTGATTTAGTTTTAGTTCCTCTGGTAGGTTTTACTGAAAAAGGACAGCGCTTAGGGATGGGCGCCGGTTTCTACGATCGCAGTTTTGCTTTTTTATTAAATTATCCTAGATCCACACGCCCTTTTTTACTCGGCCTTGCCTATGAATGGCAAAAATTAGCATCCTTCACTGAAAAAAGTTGGGATGTTCCTTTAAATGCAGTGATAACAGAGAAACAAATTTACTATAGTGGTTGA